One stretch of Corynebacterium auriscanis DNA includes these proteins:
- a CDS encoding DUF4193 domain-containing protein — protein MATDYDAPRRRPEDEIETDSLEGLKAAEKAEPAVADTDDGEIVEPFDVPLADLSGEELSGTVIPRQSDEFTCSVCFLVQHRSRMAEKVGDDEFVCVDCA, from the coding sequence GTGGCTACTGACTATGATGCACCTCGCCGCCGTCCTGAGGATGAAATTGAAACCGATTCCCTTGAGGGATTGAAGGCCGCTGAAAAGGCCGAGCCTGCGGTTGCAGATACCGATGATGGAGAGATCGTGGAGCCATTTGATGTTCCACTAGCTGACCTATCCGGTGAAGAGCTGTCCGGCACGGTCATCCCCCGCCAGAGCGATGAATTCACGTGCAGCGTGTGCTTCCTCGTGCAGCACCGCAGTCGGATGGCCGAGAAGGTCGGCGATGATGAATTCGTCTGCGTGGACTGTGCCTAA
- a CDS encoding inositol monophosphatase family protein, with protein sequence MIDLREISRAAAAAAADLVRHMRGELADSSGRVAARAHKSSEVDPVTAVDVASEKFLQHFLLSALPGSTILGEEEGHIVSERELANSGTWDTGHPALSVSRAVVSNLGGANAGVESVRTTDVVWVVDPIDGTVNFMYGQPDCAVSVAATVSGVPIAAAVVQIPSGKEYCAHVGGPATLNANSTIASQAHASHQPRTLEAPGAGSLAMTLVATGFGYVAEQRRAQARVLSELLPQVRDIRRAGSAALDLCHLAEGTVDAYYEHGLGPWDYVAGALIAARAGVDVIFPALDSDKEQKLLVAGSSAHLLPELIGALAKVGAGVALASK encoded by the coding sequence ATGATTGACCTCCGTGAGATTTCCCGAGCCGCTGCCGCGGCAGCGGCTGACTTAGTACGCCACATGCGCGGTGAGCTGGCCGACAGTTCAGGGCGAGTGGCAGCCCGCGCCCATAAGAGTTCAGAAGTGGATCCCGTCACGGCGGTGGACGTAGCGTCCGAAAAGTTCTTGCAACATTTCTTACTATCCGCTCTGCCCGGATCGACCATCTTGGGGGAGGAAGAAGGGCACATCGTGAGCGAGCGGGAATTGGCGAACTCGGGCACGTGGGATACCGGGCACCCGGCCCTGTCGGTGTCGCGGGCCGTGGTGTCGAATCTGGGTGGGGCTAATGCTGGGGTTGAATCCGTGCGGACTACGGATGTCGTGTGGGTCGTAGACCCCATCGACGGCACCGTGAACTTTATGTACGGCCAACCGGATTGTGCCGTCAGCGTGGCTGCGACCGTTAGTGGAGTGCCCATTGCCGCGGCAGTCGTGCAAATACCTTCTGGCAAAGAGTACTGTGCGCACGTCGGCGGTCCGGCGACGCTGAACGCCAATTCGACTATCGCCTCGCAAGCGCATGCTTCCCACCAACCTCGCACTCTCGAAGCCCCAGGGGCTGGCAGTTTGGCGATGACATTGGTGGCTACAGGCTTTGGCTATGTTGCCGAACAACGTCGTGCGCAGGCACGGGTGCTCTCTGAACTGTTACCCCAGGTACGAGACATTCGACGGGCAGGCTCGGCGGCATTGGATTTGTGCCACTTGGCTGAGGGCACTGTGGATGCTTATTACGAACACGGGCTGGGACCGTGGGATTACGTGGCTGGCGCGTTGATCGCCGCGCGGGCGGGGGTGGATGTGATTTTTCCCGCATTGGACAGCGATAAAGAACAAAAACTACTGGTCGCTGGTAGTTCGGCACACCTCCTGCCGGAGTTAATAGGAGCATTAGCAAAGGTGGGTGCGGGGGTGGCGTTGGCGTCAAAATAA
- the ppgK gene encoding polyphosphate--glucose phosphotransferase, which translates to MTEQNPDLSFGVDIGGSGVKAAIVDLKTGEFVTERLKIATPQPAEPDAVAEVVLQLMQEAAWDGPVGITVPAVVKNQFTRSAANIGGDWIGTDCQELFHRHLGDREIAVLNDADAAGLAEVAYGDEAARSGAVMLLTFGTGIGSALLMDGNLYPNSELGHLPFENTTCEKWASSAVKEKEDLPFKEWAKRVDQVMHLYGKLFSPQTFVVGGGISRKADKWVPRLTVEQKVVPAQLRNQAGIVGAAMAVRDGFRP; encoded by the coding sequence ATGACTGAGCAGAACCCAGATTTGAGCTTTGGCGTAGACATCGGAGGCTCGGGCGTAAAGGCCGCAATCGTTGACCTCAAGACCGGTGAATTCGTTACCGAGAGGTTAAAGATCGCCACGCCCCAGCCTGCAGAACCAGATGCGGTGGCCGAGGTTGTTCTCCAGCTCATGCAGGAAGCTGCTTGGGATGGCCCAGTGGGAATTACTGTGCCAGCTGTAGTTAAAAATCAATTCACGCGCAGCGCAGCGAATATTGGCGGTGATTGGATTGGGACGGATTGCCAGGAACTCTTCCATCGGCACTTGGGTGATCGCGAGATTGCGGTGCTTAATGACGCCGATGCCGCGGGCCTGGCCGAAGTTGCCTACGGCGATGAAGCCGCTCGCAGTGGTGCCGTCATGTTGCTGACCTTTGGTACGGGTATCGGCTCTGCCCTGTTGATGGATGGCAACCTCTACCCAAACTCGGAACTTGGGCACCTACCTTTTGAGAACACGACCTGCGAGAAGTGGGCCAGCTCTGCAGTGAAGGAAAAAGAAGACCTCCCCTTCAAGGAGTGGGCTAAGCGCGTTGATCAGGTTATGCACCTGTACGGCAAACTGTTCAGCCCGCAGACTTTCGTGGTTGGCGGCGGAATTTCCCGTAAGGCCGATAAATGGGTTCCGCGCCTGACCGTTGAGCAAAAGGTTGTTCCCGCACAGTTACGAAACCAAGCTGGCATTGTGGGTGCGGCGATGGCTGTGCGAGACGGCTTCCGCCCCTAG
- a CDS encoding RNA polymerase sigma factor, with translation MKGLFVVANNSAESNEGSENAAVRKVAKKSAAAKSTRKVAKKSATAKKAATAKKATAARKTTAATVAAEASASTAAAVATDTTTPDTTAKQTVAKKTAVKKATAKKTAPKKTAKKTTAKKTAKKTTARTAAKKAATKKTAAKATSKAAQAQDSAQQLDAGDLDATLTAAGTAGTPGVDTADIKPDDVDPDLDRELDDEFDEDLDDDLEDDLEDDLVDDLDEDLEEGEEDEEGEDSAKDGSADDEKDGSFVWDEDESAALRQARKDAELTASADSVRAYLKQIGKVALLNAEQEVSLAKRIEAGLYAGYRLQEIKESGEKLSPMHRRDLREIERDGRRAKNHLLEANLRLVVSLAKRYTGRGMAFLDLIQEGNLGLIRAVEKFDYVKGYKFSTYATWWIRQAITRAMADQARTIRIPVHMVEVINKLGRIQRELLQDLGREPSPEELAREMDITVDKVLEIQQYAREPISLDQTIGDEGDSQLGDFIEDSEAVVAVDAVSFTLLQDQLQDVLHTLSEREAGVVKLRFGLTDGMPRTLDEIGQVYGVTRERIRQIESKTMSKLRHPSRSQVLRDYLD, from the coding sequence ATGAAAGGGCTTTTTGTGGTAGCGAATAACTCGGCCGAATCCAACGAAGGATCCGAGAACGCAGCAGTGCGCAAGGTAGCCAAAAAGTCCGCTGCTGCAAAAAGCACTCGCAAGGTAGCCAAGAAGTCCGCTACCGCCAAGAAGGCAGCAACCGCAAAGAAGGCCACCGCAGCGCGCAAGACTACAGCGGCCACTGTGGCAGCCGAGGCCAGCGCCAGCACTGCAGCCGCCGTGGCTACGGATACGACCACGCCTGACACAACCGCAAAGCAAACCGTTGCAAAAAAGACGGCGGTCAAGAAGGCCACGGCGAAAAAAACGGCTCCGAAGAAAACGGCCAAGAAGACCACCGCGAAGAAAACGGCAAAGAAGACAACCGCCCGCACGGCTGCAAAGAAGGCAGCTACCAAGAAGACCGCAGCGAAGGCCACTTCCAAGGCAGCTCAGGCACAAGACAGCGCGCAGCAGCTGGATGCAGGAGATCTGGATGCCACGTTGACCGCTGCCGGCACCGCTGGCACCCCGGGTGTGGATACCGCAGACATCAAACCGGATGATGTAGATCCCGACTTGGATCGTGAACTTGACGACGAGTTCGACGAGGATCTGGACGACGACTTAGAAGATGACCTCGAGGATGACCTCGTCGACGATCTCGACGAGGATCTTGAGGAAGGCGAAGAGGACGAAGAAGGCGAAGATTCCGCCAAGGACGGCAGCGCCGACGACGAAAAAGACGGTAGCTTCGTCTGGGACGAGGATGAATCCGCGGCGCTGCGCCAGGCCCGCAAGGATGCCGAGCTCACAGCTTCGGCGGACTCCGTGCGTGCGTACCTCAAGCAAATCGGCAAGGTTGCCTTGTTGAATGCAGAACAAGAGGTCAGCCTAGCCAAACGCATCGAGGCGGGCCTCTACGCCGGGTACCGCCTGCAGGAGATTAAGGAATCGGGCGAGAAGCTCTCCCCCATGCACCGTCGCGACCTGCGCGAGATTGAGCGCGACGGCCGCCGAGCCAAGAACCACTTGCTGGAGGCGAACCTTCGCCTGGTGGTTTCCTTGGCCAAGCGTTATACCGGCCGTGGCATGGCCTTCCTAGACCTCATCCAGGAAGGCAACTTGGGCCTAATCCGTGCGGTGGAGAAGTTCGACTATGTCAAGGGCTACAAGTTCTCCACTTACGCCACGTGGTGGATTCGCCAGGCGATTACCCGCGCAATGGCCGACCAAGCCCGTACCATTCGCATTCCGGTCCACATGGTGGAGGTCATCAACAAGCTCGGCCGTATTCAGCGTGAGCTGCTGCAGGACCTCGGTCGCGAACCTTCCCCCGAGGAACTCGCTCGCGAGATGGACATCACCGTCGATAAGGTGCTGGAGATCCAGCAGTACGCCCGCGAGCCGATTTCCCTCGACCAAACCATCGGCGACGAGGGCGATAGCCAGCTAGGCGATTTTATCGAGGATTCCGAGGCCGTGGTGGCAGTGGATGCTGTCTCCTTCACCCTGCTGCAGGATCAACTGCAGGATGTGCTGCACACGCTGTCGGAGCGCGAAGCTGGGGTGGTCAAACTACGGTTCGGCCTCACCGACGGCATGCCGCGCACTTTAGACGAAATCGGCCAAGTTTACGGCGTGACCCGCGAGCGCATCCGCCAGATCGAATCGAAGACGATGTCCAAGCTGCGCCACCCATCCCGGTCCCAGGTCCTCCGCGATTACTTGGACTAG
- a CDS encoding DEAD/DEAH box helicase: protein MKHLRAWQQEALDKYIAEQPKDFLAVATPGAGKTTFALTLARLLLETRVVQRLVIVVPTEHLKVQWSHSAAAQGIAIDANFTNSSPFNRSYQGVAVTYAQVGMKPTKHYQVATAQKTLVILDEIHHAGDAKSWGDGVRLAYAHAERRLALTGTPFRSDDAQIPFVRYESVDGAEGALQSSADYTYGYAEALKDKVVRPVVFLAYSGQARWRNSAGEEFEARLGEILNQEQTARAWKTALDPRGDWIPAVLQAAHTRLLQLRQHTPDAGGLVIATDKTTARAYAKILGTISSTPVTVVLSDEAGASDRIKEFSDSMDEWMVAVRMVSEGVDVPRLAVGVYATSSSTPLFFAQAIGRFVRSRRPGESASVFLPSVPVLLDLASKMERQRNHVLGKPDRPDEGWDDQALQDANQEKNEPGDERGYESVGAEAELDSLIYDGSTYGTSTVAGSEEEQAYLGLPGLLDADQMRTLLKQRQADQVEARAKQREEEERRRKEAIANAPEGSGANLHSQRVASEELPALRKELNALVAMKSARTGKPHGQIHNDARKNCGGPPTALCTAQQLRDRIAYLRDW, encoded by the coding sequence ATGAAACACCTCCGCGCCTGGCAGCAGGAGGCACTCGATAAATACATCGCTGAACAACCTAAAGATTTTCTAGCAGTAGCTACCCCAGGGGCGGGAAAGACAACCTTCGCGTTGACCTTGGCTCGGCTATTGCTGGAAACCCGTGTGGTTCAGCGACTTGTAATCGTGGTGCCGACCGAACACCTCAAGGTCCAGTGGTCTCACTCTGCCGCGGCACAGGGAATCGCGATCGACGCTAATTTCACGAATTCTTCACCATTCAATAGGTCCTACCAGGGAGTTGCCGTCACGTACGCCCAGGTGGGAATGAAACCCACCAAGCACTACCAAGTCGCAACCGCCCAAAAGACGCTGGTGATCTTGGATGAGATCCACCATGCAGGTGATGCTAAAAGCTGGGGCGATGGGGTGCGCTTGGCGTACGCCCATGCGGAACGGCGCTTGGCTTTGACCGGTACCCCATTCCGTTCGGACGACGCGCAGATTCCTTTTGTGCGCTACGAATCCGTGGATGGAGCAGAAGGTGCGCTGCAGTCCAGCGCCGATTACACCTACGGGTATGCGGAGGCCCTCAAAGACAAGGTCGTGCGCCCCGTTGTGTTCCTGGCGTACTCCGGCCAAGCCCGCTGGCGCAATAGTGCGGGCGAGGAGTTCGAGGCCCGACTGGGCGAGATCCTCAATCAGGAACAAACCGCGCGGGCATGGAAAACGGCCCTGGATCCCCGCGGTGATTGGATCCCGGCCGTCCTGCAAGCTGCACACACACGTTTATTGCAGTTGCGCCAACACACCCCCGATGCCGGCGGCCTGGTGATCGCCACGGATAAAACCACGGCGCGCGCGTACGCCAAGATCCTCGGGACCATTAGCTCTACCCCCGTGACCGTGGTGCTCTCCGACGAAGCGGGGGCCTCGGATCGTATTAAAGAGTTTTCGGACTCCATGGACGAGTGGATGGTCGCGGTCCGCATGGTTTCCGAGGGCGTGGACGTGCCCCGCCTGGCGGTGGGCGTGTACGCCACAAGTTCATCCACCCCATTGTTCTTCGCACAGGCCATCGGTCGTTTCGTGCGTAGCCGCCGCCCCGGCGAGTCCGCCTCCGTTTTCCTCCCGAGTGTCCCGGTGCTGCTGGACTTGGCGTCGAAAATGGAACGGCAGCGTAACCACGTGCTGGGTAAGCCAGACCGCCCCGACGAGGGATGGGATGACCAGGCCTTACAGGATGCAAACCAGGAAAAGAATGAACCTGGCGATGAGCGCGGGTACGAATCTGTCGGCGCCGAAGCCGAGTTGGACAGCTTGATTTACGACGGCTCCACCTACGGCACCTCCACCGTGGCGGGTTCCGAGGAAGAACAGGCCTACCTGGGCCTTCCCGGTCTGTTGGACGCCGATCAGATGCGCACGTTGCTCAAACAGCGCCAGGCCGACCAAGTGGAGGCACGGGCCAAGCAGCGAGAAGAGGAAGAACGGCGCCGCAAAGAAGCGATAGCCAATGCCCCCGAAGGGTCGGGAGCCAACCTGCACAGCCAGCGCGTAGCCAGCGAGGAACTGCCGGCCCTGCGTAAGGAACTCAACGCCCTGGTGGCGATGAAGTCCGCCCGCACGGGCAAACCGCACGGGCAAATACACAACGATGCCCGCAAAAATTGCGGGGGACCACCTACCGCGCTGTGTACAGCGCAGCAACTGCGAGATAGAATTGCATATTTGCGGGACTGGTGA
- a CDS encoding DUF3039 domain-containing protein, with amino-acid sequence MSNPSTTTIERPDVRTEQTTDDDTPKFFHYVKKNEIIESAVAGKVVVALCGETFPVRKQAKPGSPVCPDCEQIYQSLRKR; translated from the coding sequence GTGAGTAACCCAAGTACAACCACCATTGAGCGCCCCGATGTGCGCACCGAGCAAACGACAGACGACGATACCCCGAAGTTTTTCCACTACGTGAAGAAGAACGAGATTATTGAGTCTGCCGTGGCTGGAAAGGTCGTTGTGGCACTGTGCGGGGAAACCTTTCCGGTACGCAAACAGGCGAAGCCCGGCAGCCCAGTGTGCCCGGATTGTGAGCAGATTTATCAATCTCTGCGCAAGCGCTAG
- a CDS encoding DUF3099 domain-containing protein produces the protein MAAQNKRSAASVPRFTRRGKSTATLITDAKRSRLEGWHHRRRVYATLQLLRLPVLAGAGIAMWLTNNVALAVAIALISLPLPWAAVLLANETGEVDKQERKIYKPAVVRANRQALEANRGVRSAADPQHVLESSESASNPGKEIITVEDDE, from the coding sequence ATGGCAGCTCAGAACAAACGCAGTGCAGCTTCGGTGCCTCGCTTTACTCGGCGCGGCAAGTCTACTGCCACCCTTATTACCGACGCCAAACGCTCCCGCTTGGAAGGGTGGCACCATAGGCGCCGGGTATATGCGACTTTGCAGCTGCTGCGCTTGCCGGTTTTGGCAGGCGCAGGCATTGCCATGTGGCTTACCAACAATGTGGCTCTAGCGGTGGCCATCGCCTTAATTTCGCTGCCTCTCCCCTGGGCAGCTGTCTTGCTGGCCAATGAAACTGGCGAAGTAGATAAGCAAGAACGGAAAATCTACAAGCCCGCCGTTGTGCGTGCCAACCGCCAAGCACTGGAGGCCAACCGAGGGGTGCGCTCAGCAGCGGATCCCCAGCATGTCCTGGAGTCTTCTGAGAGCGCATCCAATCCCGGCAAGGAAATCATCACTGTGGAGGATGACGAGTGA
- a CDS encoding N5-glutamine methyltransferase family protein, giving the protein MTHSMSNDNHFFETLNRVVDHVQQLGYDSQLVSQVLGERGLAAAHGHNYAAAKWYAQRMENGERNSERNLILGCYLREPLDRSQWELVLGPGITADALAAGVIAHGRLQVDIRPVVVASHGTTEVLVVSDPDAAAEVQTGTSDHVPGAGNASMSLLNVIPPQTPDPDSESHGSVTDVLDLGCGSGVLSTVLAANYPHLRVTGTDISSRALAFARAGREVAERGVENKSGDSATTDPQVEWLCGNWFEPVHGREFDVIVSNPPFVMAPPHRDQAKTYRESGLELDGASALVVGQAPEYLRVGGRAHLLTGWALADGESAAQRVSAWLPTHGVRAWVVQRELVSVADYVTTWLADEEVDTRSSEGRARVNEWLDYLGAHKVERIGMGYVHLERIADSEPSDMTFEVLDQPLPPGTFLGYEVHEWFARMQWLAATDREDLLDSTFAIRPGVAVEHIEVADVEQGQGFTPYALRLSRTEGPAWSHEIDEHVRAVISGLNPQGLKLRDVAGLYCAVHGLDEAAFTDALMPIITDLIRHGFLLPATESA; this is encoded by the coding sequence GTGACCCACTCCATGTCCAACGACAACCACTTCTTCGAAACCCTCAACCGAGTTGTCGATCACGTCCAGCAATTGGGTTATGACTCGCAGCTTGTCTCCCAAGTCCTCGGGGAGCGAGGCCTGGCCGCCGCCCACGGCCATAATTACGCTGCCGCCAAATGGTATGCACAGCGCATGGAAAACGGGGAACGAAACAGCGAACGAAACCTCATTTTGGGCTGTTACCTGCGCGAACCACTGGACCGTTCCCAATGGGAATTGGTGCTGGGCCCAGGTATAACCGCAGATGCATTGGCCGCCGGCGTGATTGCCCACGGCCGTCTGCAGGTGGATATCCGGCCGGTCGTTGTCGCGTCCCACGGCACAACCGAGGTTCTCGTGGTCAGCGACCCCGATGCTGCCGCCGAGGTACAGACGGGAACCAGTGACCATGTTCCAGGGGCGGGAAACGCCAGCATGTCCCTGCTGAACGTCATACCGCCACAGACTCCAGATCCCGATTCAGAATCTCACGGGTCAGTGACGGATGTCCTTGACCTAGGGTGTGGATCAGGTGTGTTATCTACAGTCCTCGCAGCCAACTATCCGCACCTTCGGGTGACCGGCACGGATATTTCCAGCAGAGCGCTCGCCTTTGCCAGAGCGGGGCGAGAGGTGGCAGAGCGGGGCGTCGAGAATAAAAGTGGCGACAGCGCAACTACCGATCCGCAGGTGGAATGGCTGTGTGGCAATTGGTTTGAACCGGTACATGGGCGCGAATTCGACGTGATTGTCAGCAATCCGCCGTTCGTCATGGCCCCGCCGCACCGCGATCAGGCGAAGACGTACCGCGAGTCCGGTTTGGAATTAGACGGCGCCAGTGCGCTGGTGGTTGGTCAGGCGCCCGAATACTTGCGGGTCGGAGGCCGGGCGCACCTGTTGACGGGATGGGCGCTAGCGGACGGGGAATCTGCTGCCCAGCGAGTATCCGCGTGGTTACCCACCCACGGTGTGCGCGCATGGGTAGTGCAACGGGAACTGGTGAGCGTAGCAGACTATGTGACCACGTGGCTGGCCGATGAGGAAGTCGATACCCGAAGCAGCGAAGGTCGCGCGCGTGTGAATGAATGGCTGGACTACCTGGGCGCCCACAAAGTGGAACGCATCGGAATGGGTTACGTACACCTAGAACGGATTGCAGATTCCGAGCCGTCGGATATGACCTTTGAGGTCCTGGACCAACCTCTGCCGCCGGGCACGTTTTTAGGCTACGAGGTCCACGAGTGGTTTGCCCGTATGCAGTGGCTGGCCGCAACGGATCGCGAGGATTTGCTGGATTCCACGTTCGCCATACGCCCCGGGGTCGCTGTGGAGCACATCGAAGTGGCTGATGTGGAACAAGGCCAAGGCTTTACCCCATACGCGTTGCGACTGAGCCGGACAGAGGGGCCTGCGTGGTCGCACGAGATCGATGAGCACGTCCGCGCCGTGATCAGCGGATTAAACCCCCAAGGCCTGAAGTTGCGAGATGTTGCCGGACTATACTGCGCCGTGCACGGGTTGGACGAAGCAGCATTTACCGACGCCCTCATGCCCATCATCACCGACCTGATCAGGCACGGGTTCTTGCTGCCGGCGACGGAGAGTGCATAG
- the dtd gene encoding D-aminoacyl-tRNA deacylase, producing the protein MKAIISTVSEASVTVDGQTIAEVTGPALLALIGAGRDDAPDSWETMARKIAELRLFPGDPAQTATDHWEGSRDTSVEEIGGTVLVVSQFTLMGRTAKGRRPSWSDAAPGPEAEPIIEKIVAELRRRGICVATGQFGANMAVQSVNQGPFTVLVET; encoded by the coding sequence ATGAAGGCAATAATCTCAACGGTGAGCGAAGCGAGTGTCACAGTGGACGGCCAAACAATCGCGGAGGTCACAGGTCCCGCGCTGTTGGCGCTGATCGGTGCGGGTCGAGACGATGCTCCGGACAGCTGGGAGACGATGGCGCGGAAGATAGCGGAATTGCGCTTGTTTCCCGGCGATCCCGCGCAGACAGCAACCGATCACTGGGAGGGATCCCGGGACACCTCGGTGGAAGAAATCGGCGGCACCGTGTTGGTCGTCAGCCAGTTCACTCTTATGGGGCGAACCGCCAAAGGGCGACGACCGTCATGGTCCGATGCCGCCCCGGGCCCGGAGGCCGAACCCATTATCGAGAAGATAGTGGCCGAACTCCGCCGGCGAGGCATCTGCGTAGCCACGGGTCAGTTTGGGGCGAATATGGCGGTGCAATCCGTGAACCAGGGCCCGTTTACCGTTCTCGTAGAGACTTAA